The genomic segment TCGCCCGCGTCGGCCATCGCTTCCACGGAGGGGGTGGCCGAGGGAGATACGAGGGTGATGTCCGCGCCCGCCTTGATGAGCGCCGGGAGACGGCGCTGGGCGACCTGGCCGCCGCCGAGGACGACGACGCGGCGGCCCTTGAGGCGGAGGCCTACGGGGTAGGCGGGGTATTCGGCCATGGCTCTGGGGCTCCTCGTGCGGGGCGTTGCGGCTGCCGCTGCGGCGGTGGAGCGGCGAGGTGTTGACGTGCGGGTTCAGTATGGCTGGGGCGGTCGGGTTCTCTTCCCCGAGCCCGCCCCTTCCCGAAAGACGGGGCTTCGCCCCGGGCCCCGTCGTTCGTCTGCGGACCGTGGGCGTTTGTGCCCACGAACAGGACTGGTTACTTCTCGGTCACGCCCGCCGAGTCGAACGTGGCGACCTCGTGCATCGCGCGGGCCGCGCTCTGGACCACCGGGAGGGCCAGGAGTGCGCCCGTGCCCTCGCCGAGGCGTAGGTCCAGGTCGACCAGGGGGCGCAGGCCCAGCTTGTTGAGGGCCGCCACGTGGCCGGGCTCCGCGCTGCGGTGGCCCGCGATGCAGGCCGCGAGGACCTCGGGGGCGATCGCGCGGGCCACGAGCGCGGCGGCGCCGGCGCTGACGCCGTCCAGGATCACCGGCGTACGCAGGGACGCGCCGCCGAGGAGGAGGCCCACCATGGCCGCGTGCTCCAGGCCGCCGATGGCCGCGAGGACGCCGATCGGGTCCGCCGGGTCGGGCTGGTGGAGTTCCAGCGCGCGGCGGACGACCTCGACCTTGCGGGTGTGCATCTCGTCGTTGATGCCCGTACCACGACCGGTGACCTCGGCCGGGTCGGTGTCGGTGTAGACGGAGATGAGGGCCGCGGACGCCGTCGTGTTCGCGATGCCCATCTCGCCCGTGAGCAGCGCCTTGTTGCCTGCCGCGACGAGGTCGCGGGCCGTCTCGATGCCGACTTCGATGGCCGCCTTGACCTCTTCGCGGGTCAGGGCGGGCCCCGTCGTCATGTCGGCCGTGCCCGCGCGGACCTTGCGGGGCAGCAGGCCGGGGGTGGCGGGCAGTTCGCTCGCCACGCCGACGTCGATGACGCAGACCTCGGCGCCCACCTGGTTGGCGAAGGCGTTGCAGACCGCGCCGCCGCCGAGGAAGTTGGCGACCATCTGCGCGGTCACCTCCTGGGGCCAGGCGGTGACGCCCTGAGCGTGCACACCGTGGTCGCCCGCGAAGATCGCGACGGCCGCGGGCTCCGGGATGGGCGGCGGGCACATCCGGGAGAGACCGGAGAGCTGGGCGGAGATGATCTCCAGCATGCCGAGCGCGCCCGGCGGCTTCGTCATCCGCTTCTGCCGTTCCCACGCCTCGCCGAGCGCCTTGGCGTCCAGCGGGCGGATGTTGGCCACGGTCTCGGCGAGCAGGTCGTGCGGGTCCTCGCCGGGCAGGGCGCGGCGGCCGTACGTCTCCTCGTGGACGACCCAGGAGAGCGGGCGGCGCTTGGACCAGCCGGCCTGCATCAGCTCGGGCTCGTCCGGGAACTCGTCGACGTAGCCCACGCAGAGGTAGGCGACGACTTCGAGGTGCTCGGGCAGGCCGAGGGCGCGGACCATCTCGCGCTCGTCGAAGAAGCTGACCCAGCCGACGCCGAGGCCCTCGGCACGCGCGGCGAGCCAGAGGTTCTCGACGGCGAGCGCCGAGGAGTAGGGGGCCATCTGCGGCTGGGTGTGCCGGCCGAGGGTGTGGCGGCCGCCGCGGGTGGGGTCGGCGGTGACGACGATGTTCACCGGGGTGTCGAGGATGGCCTCGATCTTCAGTTCCTTGAACTGCTTGGCGCGGCCCTTGGGGAGGGACTTCGCGTACGCGTCGCGCTGGCGCGCGGCCAGTTCGTGCATCGAGCGCCGGGTCTCGGCGGACTTGATGACGACGAAGTCCCAGGGCTGGGAGTGGCCGACCGACGGCGCGGTGTGCGCGGCCTCCAGGACGCGGAGCAGCACCTCGTGCGGGATGGGGTCCGCGCGGAAGCCGTTGCGGATGTCGCGGCGCTCGCGCATGACGCGCAGGACGGCCTCGCGCTCGGCGTCGGCGTAGCCGGGAGCGGCGGTGCCGGGGGACGTGACGGGCTCGGCGGGCTCGGGGGCGGCCCCGGCGACGGCGGCGGTCTCGGTGTCGGTTCCGGCTGCGGGCGCGACCATCAGGATCTCCGGGGCGTCCGGGTCCTCGCCCTCCTCGGGGGCTTGCGCCGCGGCGGCGGGGGCGAGGAGCTCGGGGCCCTCGTGCTCCGCGGCCGCGGGAGCCGCGACGGCGTCGGCCGTCTCGGGCTGGGAGGCGGGCGCAGGCGCGGGTGCGGCTGCGGCCGGTACGGCTGCTTCAGGCGCTTCGGCCATCTCGGGTGCTTCGGCCACTTCGGTCACTTCGTTCGCTTCGATCGGTTCGAACGAGATGACTTCGTCGGCCTCGTCCAACTCGTCGGCCGGGTCGGCCGTCTCGGGGGCGGCCGGGAACTCGGTCGGAGCCGCCGCAGAGGAGACAATACGGGGCACACCGGAGACGGGCGGGACCTGGGGGGTCTCCGTGACCTCGGGCGATGCGTCGGGTGCGGCTTCGGGCGTCACGTCGAACGCTGCCCCGGACGTCGCCTCGGGTGCCGCCTCCCCCGTCGTCCCCTCCGGTACGGCGTCGGGCAGCGGCGTGGGCTGGGCGCCGTCGCGCGGGGCGGGGACGGTGACGGCGGGCTGCTGGACGGCCTCCGGCGTCACGTCGGCGTGCGCCGGGGCTTCCGGGGCGACGGGCTCGGCGGCCGGAACCTCGGCGACGGGTGCCTCTTCGACCGGAACCTCCGCGACCGGGGCCTCGGCTGCCTCGGCCTCGACCGGCGCGGGCGCCGCCTCCGTGACCTCGGCGCCCTCGGATGCGGGCTGCGGAGCCGGGTCCTCCCGCGGAACGGCCATGGGGTGCGGCGGCGTCGGCGCCAGGTGGGGCGTGGTCGGGACCGTGCCGTCCACCGGCACGAACTGGCCGATCGGCGCGGAGCCTTGGGCGCCCTCGAATCCGCCGGGAAGCGAGCCGTCCATGGGTGCGGCGGGGCCCTGCGCGGGCTGCCCCTCGGAGTGCTGCGGGCCCGGCGCGGCGTGCCGGGCCTCGACGGCGAAACCGGGCTGCGCGGTTTCGGCGGCGTGCGGGACCTGCGTGCCGTCCCAGGGCTGGGCGGAGGCGACGGCGAACGCGGGCACGGCCTGCGCGAACGCCGGCTGCTCCGCCGCGGGGAACTGCGGCTCCTCCGTCAGGACCTGGCCGAGCTCGGCGCCCTGCTGGGCCACCGGGCCGGCCTGACCGGCGCCGGCGTCGGCGGCGTGCGGGAAGTCGGGGGCTTCCACGGCGGCGGAGACGGGCGCCTCGGGTGCCACAGCCTCCGGGGCCGCGGTCTCGGGCCCCTCAGTGGGCAGCGCGAAAGAAACGGCGTCCTGGGCCTGCGGCGCTTCCGTTGCCTGTGGTGCCGGTGTGACGGATGCGTCGCCCGCGGCTTCCGGGGCCCCTGCGTCGACCGGGGCCTCTGCGACGGGTGGGACGACCGTTTCTGCTGGTCCGGCTTCCGCTGGTACGGCGTACGTCTCGGACCCGGTCTGCTCCTGCGGTGTCCCCCACGGCGTCCCGGCCTGCGGCGGGATCTCGCCGAGCTGCGGTCCCGGCAGCGGCTGCCCCGCGTCGTCCCGCGGGATGTCGAGGTACTCGGGTCCGGTCGGCGGCCCCGCGTGGCGGGCCGGCGCGGGCCCCCGGTCGGCGAGCGAACGCACCGGGCTCCCCGAGCCGTCCGGCACGGCGGGGCCCGACGGGCCGTGGTGCAGCGGACGCCTGGCGGGACCCGGGTGGGAGGGCGCGGGCGCCGAGCCGGGCAGCCGGACGCCGTTCAGGTCGACCGAACCGCTGTCCCTGCCGGACGTCTCGTGCGGTCCCGGCTGGTGGACGGCGTGCGCCGGCTGGCCGGCGTACCCGCCCTGCGCCGCGAGACCCTCGCCCCACGCGCCCTGGGCGCCCGGCATCAGCAGCAGGTCGTCCTCGTCGGCGGCAGCCGCGGGGGCCGCGGGGTCGGCAAAGGGATACGCACCCGGAGCGGGAACGCCCGGCTGCTGCGCCCCCATGCCCTGCACGGGCCCGGACGGCACATCGTTGCCTGCGCCCTCCGGCAGTCCCTCACCCGGGACCTGGCCGGTGTCGGTCATGCGTAACCCCTCGCCCATCGGTTAGTGCTTCTTCGACCGCCCCTCGGCCTTCGGCCGGGGAGGTCCCATCGCCCGGAGCGGCGCACCAACCGCCCGTCATCCTCAACGAGCGTGTGCGCCCCGCGGCACGAACCGCGCACCGGACAACAGGCATTGTCCCTGTCCGTCCGCCGCCGTGGCAGCTTGATCGGCCACGGCCCGCTGTGGACTGCGCCACGTTGCGCGTCCTCCGGTCATGCCGTACCACACACCCCCCGAAACCGGACGAGCTTTCCGGACATCGGCCAACGAACTGCTTGGCACCCGGGTGCAGTACAACGATCGGCCAGCCTACCCCGCACCGCGCGCCGGCAGGGTCACGGGGAACGGTCGGGCAACCGCCCCGAGAGCAGGAACACCACGGTCCGCTTCTCTTCGCGCCAGGCCCGTGTGTCGAGCTCGACGGATTGCAGGAGGGCGCACTCGACGGCGTATCCGTGCTCGCTCAGATCCCTGCCGATGAGTTCGGCGGCGTCGCGTGTCGCGGCGTGGGTCACGATGCGCTCGGGACGGCGGTCGGCGACCGCGGAGACCACCGCGGCTCCCCCGCCCCCGACGCGTACGACATCGGGTTCGGGCAGGTCTTCGAGGACGTGCGGCGCGACGCCGTGCACGGTCTGCGCCTGGACGCCGAAGCGGCGGACGGCGGCCGTCGTGCGGCCGAGGGCGTCGGGGTCGCTGTCGACCGCGATCACCGCGGCGCCGAACCGCGCCGCCTCGGCGGTGAAGGCGCCGCTGCCGCAGCCGATGTCCCAGACGAGGTCGCCCACGCGCGGCCCCAGGCGGGCGAGTTGCGCGGCCCGCAGCCGGTCGCTCTCGCCCTCGCCGAGCCAGATGTCGCCGCCGTACTCCGCGGCGGGCAGCGCCCAGCCGCGCGGTGCCGCACCGGGTTCGCGGCCCATGATCCAGCCGGTGTCGGCGGCCGCGGCGGCGCCGCCGATGACGATGACGACGTTCGGGTCGCGCCAGCTGTGGTCGGCGGCCTTCTCGGAGGTGACCACGGAGACCTGCTCGCGTTCGGTACCGAGCTCCTCGCAGATCACGAAGGTGCGGTGGACGCCCTGGAGCAGCAGGCCGAGCTCGGCGGGTCCGGCGCCGGGCGAGGTGAGGACGGCGACCTTGGGGTGGGCGCGGCAGACGTTCACGGCGCGGCGCAGGGTGCGGCGGTGGGCGACCACGACCTCGGCGTCGTCCCACGGCATGCCCGCGCGGGCGAAGGCCTGGGCGACGGAGGAGACGGCGGGCACCACTTCGACCTCCAGGCCGAATTCCGGGGCGCGCAGGGTGCGTACGACACCGAAGAAGCCGGGGTCGCCGTCGGCCAGGACGACGGCGGTGCCGCGGTGGGCGGCGATGCGGCGGGCGGCGAGGCCGACGCTGCCGAGGCGGATCCGTTCGGCGCGGGCGGGGATCTCGTCGAGTGCCAGGTGGTGGGCGGCGCCCGCCACGAGCGTGGCGGCACTGAGCGCGGAGCGTGCCGCGTCGGTCAGCGGCGTACCGTCCCAGCCGATCACCGTGACCCGGTCGGCCATCGTCGTCTGTCTCCTGGGTTCTCGCGGGTCGTCAGTGCGGGGGCGGCGGCTGCGGGGGTGGGGCAGGGCACCGGACCAGGGCGAGCGTACCCGCTGTGACCGGAGTCAGTTCCAGTCGGAGTAGGCGGAGAATCCGCTGTCGGCGAGCGCCTCGGAGACGCCTTCGAGGTCTTCGGGGAGCAGGCTCCACACGATGAGGTCGGTGCGCAGCTCGAGCCAGCCGCCGAACGGGTCGCCGCCGTTCCTCGTGCGCGCTATCCAGGCGCCGCGCAGGACGCCCTCGCTGATGCAGCCGATCTTCTGGGCGACCTGCTGGGCGGCGGTGTTGTCGGCGGCGGTGCGCAGCTCGATGCGTTCGAACTTCTGGTCGTGGAACAGCCATTGGGCGGTGGCGAGCGCCGCCTCGGATGCGTACCCCTCGCCGCGGGCCCAGGGGGCGACGACGTAACTCAGCTCGGTGGAGCGCACCCGCCAGTCGGTGGACCGGAGTTGGATGATGCCGACAAGTCGCTGGGTGAGGAACTCGGTGACGGCGAGGACGATGCCGCGGCCCTCGGAGCGTTCGGCGGGGGCGCGGTGGGCGATCCAGTCGCGTGCGACGGTCTCGGTGTAGGGCTGGGGCACGGAGGTCCAGGCCGTGACGAGTTCGTCGTTCATCATCTCCGCGTACGCGGGGACGTCCGCCTCTTCGAGAGGGCGCAGCACCAACCGCTCCGTGCTGATGGAGATGTCGGGGAACCCCGATGTGCCCGCTGTGCCCGAGGAGGCTGTAGTCATGCGCCGCTCCATACCCTTCATAGACCTGAAGGACCTTCACCTTTCGGTCTTCTGAAGTGCCCAGCATGCAGCATGCACGGGCACAGACGCACCACGGGGTCCTCTCCGGGTGGCGGAGAGGACCCCGTCGGCGTCACGCGCGCGGGAGGCCGTTCAGCCCGCCCCGACGGGCAGGACGGATCCCTTGTACTTGTCCTCGATGAACTTCTTCACCTCGGGCGAGCGGAGCAGTTTGGCGAGCTTGCGCACCCGCGGGTCGTCCTTGTCGCCCTTCTTGACGGCGAGGACGTTGTTGTAGGGATTGCCCTTCGACGACTCCAGGAGGATGGCGTCCTCCTTGGGGCTGAGGTCGGCGTCGAGCGCGTAGTTGTTGTTGATGACCGCCGCGTCGAGGTCGTCGAGCGAGCGCGGGAGCTGCGCGGGTTCGAGTGCCTTGACGGTGAGCTTCTTCGGGTTGGACGTGATGTCCTCGGGCGTGGCGGTGCCGCCGACGCCCTTCTTGAGCCCGATGAGGCCCTTGGAGGCGAGCAGCTGGAGTGCCCGTCCCTCGTTGGTCGTGTCGTTCGGGACGCCGACGGTCGCTCCCGCGGGGAGCTCGGCGATGTCCTTGATCTTCTTGGCGTACACGCCCATGGGGGGCAGGTACACCTCGGTGACCGGCACGAGGTCCGTCTTCTTGGACTTGTTGAAGTCTTCGAGGTACGGGGTGTGCTGGTACAGGTTGGCGTCGAGGGAGCCCTCTTGGAGCGCGGTGTTCGGCGTGACGTAGTCCGTGAACTCCGTGATCTTGAGGTCGAGCCCTTCCTTCTTCGCCAGGTTCTGCTGGATGTACGTGAGGACCTCGCCGGCCGGGGTCGGCGTGGCGCCGACCACGAGCGCGCCGTCGCTCCGGTCGTCCGCGCCGCACGCGGTGAGGCCGAGCGCGAGGGCCAGGGTCCCCGCCGCGGCGGCGATGGTGGACGTACGCACGGTCAGAACGCCGCGACGACGGCGCCGTCGTACTTCTCGTCGATGAACTTCTTGACCTCGGGCGAGGTGAGGAGCTTGGCGAGCTTCTTCACGCGCGGGTCGTTCTCATCGCCCTTCTTGACGGCGAGGAAGTTGCCGTAGGGGTTGCCCTTGGCGGGCTCGGCGACGAGGGCGTCCTTGGCGGGGCTGAGCGCGGGCTTGGCCTCCAGCGCGTAGTTGCCGTTGATCACCGCGGCGTCGACATCGCTCAGGGTGCGGGGCACCGTGGGGGCTTCGAGCTCCTTGAACTGGATGTTCTTGGGGTTCTTGGCGATGTCCTTGGGGGTGGCCTCGTAGCCCACGCCCTTCTTGAGCTCGATGATGCCGTTGTCCGCGAGCAGCTTGAGCGCGCGGGCCTCGTTGGTGGTGTCGTTGGGAATGGCGATGGTGGCGCCCTTCTCCAGCTCACCGAGCTTCTTGACCTTCTTCGAGTACACGCCGAGCGGCTCCAGGTGAACCGTGGCTCCCGGGACGGGCACGATGTCGGTGCCGCGCTTCTTGTTGAAGTCGTCCAGGTACGGCTTGTGCTGGAAGTAGTTGGCGAAGACCTCGCCCTGTTCCACGGCCGTGTTCGGCGTGACGTAGTCGGTGAATTCCTTCACCTCGAGGTCGAGGCCCGCCTTCTTGGCGAGGTTCTTCTGGACGTAGTCCAGGATCTGGCCCTGCGGCGTCGGGGTCGCGGCGACGACGAGCGGGCCGTCCTTGTCGCCGGAGCCCTTGTCGGAGCCGCAGGCGGAGAGTCCGAGGGTGAGGGCTCCGGCGGCGAGGACAGCGGTGGTGATCTTGGCGGTGTTACGCACGAAAAGTGCCTTTCTCCATGGGTGGTGCAGCCCCGCGGGGTGCGCGGGGAAGTCCTGGTGGCCGTGGGGCCGGGTGGCCGTCGCGTCAGCCGGTCTTGGTGACCGATTCGGCGGCGGCGGTGCCGGGCAGTACGCCCCGCAGCGGCCGGAACAGCAGCAGCGGGGCCGAGCCGCCGCCGCGCTTGTGCAGACGGCGGGCCGCGTAGTCGCCCGCGAACTGGATGATCGAGATGACCACGGCGAGGATCGCCACGGTGATCCACATCAGCTCGGTCTCGAAGCGCTGGTAGCCGTAGCGCAGGGCGAGGTCGCCGAGGCCGCCGCCGCCGACCGTGCCCGCCATGGCGGAGTAGCCGATGAGGGCGACGATCGTGGTGGTGGCGCCCGAGATCAGCGAGGGCAGCGACTCGGGGACGAGGACCTTGCGCACGACGGTCCAGGTGGAGCCGCCCATCGACTGCACGGCCTCGACGAGCCCGCCGTCGACCTCACGGATGGAGGTCTCGACCAGGCGCGCGAAGAACGGGATGGCGCCGACGGCGAGCGGCACGAGGGCGGCCTCGCGGCCGATCGTGGTGCCGGTGATCCACCGCGTGAAGCCCATCAGGGCGACCATCAGGATGATGAAGGGCATCGAGCGGGCGATGTTCACGATCTGCCCGATGACCTTGTTGAGGAAGGCGTTCTGCAGCAGTCCGCCGCGCTCGGTGAGGACGAGCAGGACGCCGAGCGGCAGTCCGGCCACGACGGCTATCAGCGTCGACCAGCCCACCATGTAGAGGGTGTCCCAACAGGCCTGCTCCAGCAGGGGCTGCATCTCCGACCAGGTCACTTGGCACCTTCCTTGACCAGCAGCGTCGCGTCCTTCGGCGTGGGCGCCGCGTCTTCGCCCGCGATGTCGACCTGGAGGCCCTGCTCGCGCAGGAAGCCGATGGGGACGACGTTCTCCTCGAAGCGGCCCGGCAGCTCGATGCGCATGCGGCCGACCTGCTTGCCCGCGACGGTGTCCATC from the Streptomyces venezuelae genome contains:
- the cobT gene encoding nicotinate-nucleotide--dimethylbenzimidazole phosphoribosyltransferase; the protein is MTDTGQVPGEGLPEGAGNDVPSGPVQGMGAQQPGVPAPGAYPFADPAAPAAAADEDDLLLMPGAQGAWGEGLAAQGGYAGQPAHAVHQPGPHETSGRDSGSVDLNGVRLPGSAPAPSHPGPARRPLHHGPSGPAVPDGSGSPVRSLADRGPAPARHAGPPTGPEYLDIPRDDAGQPLPGPQLGEIPPQAGTPWGTPQEQTGSETYAVPAEAGPAETVVPPVAEAPVDAGAPEAAGDASVTPAPQATEAPQAQDAVSFALPTEGPETAAPEAVAPEAPVSAAVEAPDFPHAADAGAGQAGPVAQQGAELGQVLTEEPQFPAAEQPAFAQAVPAFAVASAQPWDGTQVPHAAETAQPGFAVEARHAAPGPQHSEGQPAQGPAAPMDGSLPGGFEGAQGSAPIGQFVPVDGTVPTTPHLAPTPPHPMAVPREDPAPQPASEGAEVTEAAPAPVEAEAAEAPVAEVPVEEAPVAEVPAAEPVAPEAPAHADVTPEAVQQPAVTVPAPRDGAQPTPLPDAVPEGTTGEAAPEATSGAAFDVTPEAAPDASPEVTETPQVPPVSGVPRIVSSAAAPTEFPAAPETADPADELDEADEVISFEPIEANEVTEVAEAPEMAEAPEAAVPAAAAPAPAPASQPETADAVAAPAAAEHEGPELLAPAAAAQAPEEGEDPDAPEILMVAPAAGTDTETAAVAGAAPEPAEPVTSPGTAAPGYADAEREAVLRVMRERRDIRNGFRADPIPHEVLLRVLEAAHTAPSVGHSQPWDFVVIKSAETRRSMHELAARQRDAYAKSLPKGRAKQFKELKIEAILDTPVNIVVTADPTRGGRHTLGRHTQPQMAPYSSALAVENLWLAARAEGLGVGWVSFFDEREMVRALGLPEHLEVVAYLCVGYVDEFPDEPELMQAGWSKRRPLSWVVHEETYGRRALPGEDPHDLLAETVANIRPLDAKALGEAWERQKRMTKPPGALGMLEIISAQLSGLSRMCPPPIPEPAAVAIFAGDHGVHAQGVTAWPQEVTAQMVANFLGGGAVCNAFANQVGAEVCVIDVGVASELPATPGLLPRKVRAGTADMTTGPALTREEVKAAIEVGIETARDLVAAGNKALLTGEMGIANTTASAALISVYTDTDPAEVTGRGTGINDEMHTRKVEVVRRALELHQPDPADPIGVLAAIGGLEHAAMVGLLLGGASLRTPVILDGVSAGAAALVARAIAPEVLAACIAGHRSAEPGHVAALNKLGLRPLVDLDLRLGEGTGALLALPVVQSAARAMHEVATFDSAGVTEK
- the cbiE gene encoding precorrin-6y C5,15-methyltransferase (decarboxylating) subunit CbiE gives rise to the protein MADRVTVIGWDGTPLTDAARSALSAATLVAGAAHHLALDEIPARAERIRLGSVGLAARRIAAHRGTAVVLADGDPGFFGVVRTLRAPEFGLEVEVVPAVSSVAQAFARAGMPWDDAEVVVAHRRTLRRAVNVCRAHPKVAVLTSPGAGPAELGLLLQGVHRTFVICEELGTEREQVSVVTSEKAADHSWRDPNVVIVIGGAAAAADTGWIMGREPGAAPRGWALPAAEYGGDIWLGEGESDRLRAAQLARLGPRVGDLVWDIGCGSGAFTAEAARFGAAVIAVDSDPDALGRTTAAVRRFGVQAQTVHGVAPHVLEDLPEPDVVRVGGGGAAVVSAVADRRPERIVTHAATRDAAELIGRDLSEHGYAVECALLQSVELDTRAWREEKRTVVFLLSGRLPDRSP
- a CDS encoding GNAT family N-acetyltransferase, which translates into the protein MERRMTTASSGTAGTSGFPDISISTERLVLRPLEEADVPAYAEMMNDELVTAWTSVPQPYTETVARDWIAHRAPAERSEGRGIVLAVTEFLTQRLVGIIQLRSTDWRVRSTELSYVVAPWARGEGYASEAALATAQWLFHDQKFERIELRTAADNTAAQQVAQKIGCISEGVLRGAWIARTRNGGDPFGGWLELRTDLIVWSLLPEDLEGVSEALADSGFSAYSDWN
- a CDS encoding MetQ/NlpA family ABC transporter substrate-binding protein → MRTSTIAAAAGTLALALGLTACGADDRSDGALVVGATPTPAGEVLTYIQQNLAKKEGLDLKITEFTDYVTPNTALQEGSLDANLYQHTPYLEDFNKSKKTDLVPVTEVYLPPMGVYAKKIKDIAELPAGATVGVPNDTTNEGRALQLLASKGLIGLKKGVGGTATPEDITSNPKKLTVKALEPAQLPRSLDDLDAAVINNNYALDADLSPKEDAILLESSKGNPYNNVLAVKKGDKDDPRVRKLAKLLRSPEVKKFIEDKYKGSVLPVGAG
- a CDS encoding MetQ/NlpA family ABC transporter substrate-binding protein; the protein is MRNTAKITTAVLAAGALTLGLSACGSDKGSGDKDGPLVVAATPTPQGQILDYVQKNLAKKAGLDLEVKEFTDYVTPNTAVEQGEVFANYFQHKPYLDDFNKKRGTDIVPVPGATVHLEPLGVYSKKVKKLGELEKGATIAIPNDTTNEARALKLLADNGIIELKKGVGYEATPKDIAKNPKNIQFKELEAPTVPRTLSDVDAAVINGNYALEAKPALSPAKDALVAEPAKGNPYGNFLAVKKGDENDPRVKKLAKLLTSPEVKKFIDEKYDGAVVAAF
- a CDS encoding methionine ABC transporter permease, whose translation is MTWSEMQPLLEQACWDTLYMVGWSTLIAVVAGLPLGVLLVLTERGGLLQNAFLNKVIGQIVNIARSMPFIILMVALMGFTRWITGTTIGREAALVPLAVGAIPFFARLVETSIREVDGGLVEAVQSMGGSTWTVVRKVLVPESLPSLISGATTTIVALIGYSAMAGTVGGGGLGDLALRYGYQRFETELMWITVAILAVVISIIQFAGDYAARRLHKRGGGSAPLLLFRPLRGVLPGTAAAESVTKTG